The sequence CCATCTACTCTATCTTACAATATATGAACGGTACAGATTAAAGCTCCTACCTGAAGGATATAAAAAAGAAGATGGAAGGTAGGGGACCCCAGTATAGACGCGGCTCCACCGAATCATCTTCTAAGTGAAGGGGCATCTTCGTCTTTTCCGATTCTCTTAAGTCACCACAGCCACGAGAACTCGTGGCTAGAAAACCCCCCCTTTGCTGACTCGGATGCCAGCTGGCAAAACCCCTTCCAAAACTTACGTTTCCCGGTAAacacgaaaagaaaagaaaagcaccTCACGTGCTACGTGCTTCTTTTCCTCCATCGCGACTCACTCTCCAGTGTTCGTTGCGACTCACTGGGGCCATGTGATGAAATTGATCCGATAATTTTAACCGTTCATATTATTTTTAATAGTATTAAAAAACTATTTTCTGATGATAACACGACAGATAATCCTAACCTTTTATTTTTATAGTTCAATTAGAACCACtgaattttttcttttcattcttctgaATTGATTTATATACTAGAAGTTCCTTTTATTGTAATTTTCCTACTATGAGACTCATAGCTTAGATTCCATAACATAGACAGTTGAGATCATAAGAAaaatcagcatgtgggccccagtggttGAAGGGGCATGTTAGATCCTAAGTCGCGACTGAGGAAAAGTAACTCTACGTGCAAAGTCTAAGTTGTGAAGGTAAGTTTTAGATTCTTTATAAAAGACGCtgtataaaaggtggggtccacagtggtgATTTTCTCTTGAAAAAAGGGCTTTTCGGAGAGTTATCAAGTGCAAACGTGCAAACGGTTTGTTGTGGGGCCTACAGCCAAGTGTTCATAAAGTTCTTTTGGTTGGGATCTCAGAAATCAGATCCATCCatcactcagatgggccacaccggaTAAAACATTTACCCTTGATTCTTACAGAGGAGCCACTGTGTTATtaatatgaaatccaatccattgatatgaaACATCTGCCTCAGATGAtgaaacaattaaaaaaatccgGCCATTATGAGTGTTGGGTGGGTTCCACAGATAATCAAAGGTATCATTCCATTCGTAACAGTTCCtacgtgtgtggcccacatgagtaatCGATTTCCATGATTATTGGAAAAATGCCAAAATAGAAAAAGGCCTTCATGATGGTCGGAGCGGATTTCATCAATacatgaaggtggggcccacaactaccGTTTGCACCGTACTGCGGTGAAACCGTTTGTACCGGATAATTTCCCGGGTTTttccagggtttttttttttccttcctcgagcatttgtttttccagcctctctctctctctctctctgaaggaCATGCGCTTGGATTTCTTCGATCTCTTCACTGCGAGGATCGGACGGCTGAAATATGTCTGAGAGCAAAGATCCGGCGATCAAGCTCTTCGGGAAGACGATCCCATTACAGGATGGTCAGATTCCGGAAGAGAAATCCGATCTCGCCTCGACGTTGGTTGCCACTGATGAGAAAAAGGTCGGCTTTCTTCGAGCTTTTTTCTCCCTTTTGCGTAATTTCAGATCTGTTTTAAGGGCTTTTTCCTAATGAGGATttgaaatggttttttttttttcctggttcagatttttgaaaatctgtttcatctctctctctctctctctctctctctctctgtctctgtttatttatttatttattttttatttttaaatataaatttaagcGAAGATTATTGCGTTTTTTGTAATTTATATGAACTTCGTGGCTCTTTTTTGAGATAtattttgttgattttgtttATTTCTCAATAGTTTGATTGCACGCACTTTCAGAATAGGTTAGGgtgtgtatttttttatttttttttcagatatctgttttttgttgattttaattattttaaaagcCTGAAAAGTTGAGAAAATAAAGTAACAAATTTGTAAATTTCATTACTATTAGAAAAAAACTATACATGGAAGAATTGAAAAGCTAAATTCATATAAAACTGGATTTCTTGTATGTGCCGATGTTAGTTGTGTAATCTTTCGAAGGCTGGttttgtaattttgatttttcagTAAACCCCTAAAATCTCTATTTTTGATTGATCCTATTCTAATTAGGGTAGAACCCGTCTGGGTTTCGTGAATTCCGGATTCGTTTTCTTGGTTTCTAGATTCAGATCATGTTGGGAGAGAGAAAAATTGAAGTTCTGTCAAGAATTCATTGATGAAAAGGAAGAATTGAGTTTCGTGAATTTCGTAGTTACTGAATCATTTTGGGTTTGATtcgaaaaaaatgaaagaagaggACTCCACGGATTTAATTATTTTTGTTCTTTGATAGAGTGCGGTTGACTGTGTTGCTAAGAGACAAGTGAGGCTCCTTACTGTACACCTGTTGTGAATATTGAAACTGAACTGCCCAAATAGCTGGAACCGCTGTTGATTTGTCATGTGCTCAAAATCAAGTTGATTGGACAATCCAGACCTCTGATTAATGGACTTGGGTTTGTTGAATCTTGTCCGTTGACTATTTATTATGCATTTGCAATGCTTAAGTGTCCACCATTGACAGGTTAGAAACATGATTTCAGTGTAGATATTGGGTGATAATCTGTCTATCATGTGTCCCACTTTTTGTACGGCTGAGATTTAAGGTAGAGGCCATGTTTGTAGTGGGGGAGCTTCATCTGATTCTTAGCTACAAGTCAGTTGACTCTGCTCCATCAAAACCCTTATTTTGAAATACCAAGTTTGGAGTCGTCGGTGGTTGTGAATAATGTATGGATAAAGAAAGAGAATTGAGTTCAGCGAACTTCACCATTTTCTTTTGAATGCTAACGCTGATTTTTAGTCAAAAAGAAGAATTGGTTTGTGTTTTGTGAATTCCGGGTTCCGCTCTGTGAATTCTGGATTTAGATTATGTTGGAAAAAATCAATATTGTGTCAAGAATTCAATGATAAAAATGAAGAATTGAGTTtcatggatttcatagttatggAATCATTTTTGGTTTGATTCCTGAACAAATTGTTTATTTTGGGGTTTTTGATAAAGCATGATCAACTATGCTGTTGATAGCAGATAAGTGAGGCTCCTTACTGTACATGTGTCATGAATAGTGAATCCAAACTATGCAAATAGTGGGAAATGCTATTGATTTGTGGGGTACTCAAAATTTGGTTGATTGGGCAATCCATATCTGTCATTAGTGGACATGGGTTTGCGGAATCATTTAATGttgggaaaaaggaaaaaaaaaaatcaatgttcTGTCAATAATTCAACGATAAAAATGAAGAATTGAGTTTTTGGTTCGATTCGTGAACAGATTGAAGTATTTTGGGGTTTTTGATAAAGCGTGATCAACTATGTTGTCGATAGCAGATAAGTGAGGCTCcttactgtacacgtggcatgaatAGCGAATCCAAACCGCTCAAATAGTAGGAAACACTTTTGATTTGTTGTGTACTGAACATTAGGTTGATTGGATAATCCAGACCTCTGATTAGCGGACATGGGTTTGTGGAATCTTTTCCATTGACTACTTTCTTTTACACTTTTACAATGCATTAGGTGTCTGCCAATTGACCAGTTAAGAACATAGTTTAAGTGTAGATTTTAGGTGATAAtccatctacagtgggtcccGCATTGGTGTGGCTGGGATTTGAGCTACAGGTCATGTTTATACGGGAGGGGAGCTTCACCTGTATCCTAACTACAACTCAGTTGACTCTGTTGTATCAAAACCTTTAGTTTAGATAAAGAAAAAGAATCGAGTATACTGAATTTCATATTGTTTTTGAACTGTAATGCTGAGTCTTATTAAAAAAGAAGAGCTTAAATGTCCCCAAGGAACTGAACTTTGTATCACAAGCGGAGAAAACCAATCTTTTTCTGGCTAATTTATATGCAAGTGAATTCCCCTCCCAACCAGTGGACTTGTGATTATGTAATTATGGAATTGTTTCTGGTTCAATTCATTAAAGGGAAAAATAAGAAGCTCGTGGGGATTTTCCATGGTCATAGTAGCAATAAAATTCTCTACTGCTAGGGGCGGTTAAAGCCTTGTATGTTTGGATGATGTCTCATCATCTACTTTAGTTGTCATggtgttttttctttttattgtttcttccttttctttttggaaGTGTTTGGTTGCTCCACATTTCATGAAATTTCGTGATATTTTGAATCAAATTAGACTGCTTTATCATGAGTCAgcacaaccaaatgcacccttgacAAAATCTTtgtatccattaaaaaaaaaagaaaaaacttgtGTAGATTGAATTATATTTGGCTCTCAAACTACTTTACAAAGAAAAAACTCTAGAATTCTGCTAATccagagaaggaaagaaaaaagaagaagaagaagaagaaaagaatgaaatTCATATGGTTTTATATTTATCAGAGATTTGACAGTTTCGTCTTCCAGATAAATTTAGCGGCCATGCCTAAGCTATGTTTCTGAGTCAAGTGCAGAATTAAGTAATGCTAATTGCACACCAGTCTCCATGTTGACACGTGGCAGGCATTTACAGGATCTGAGTCACTCATCCTGCCGGCCAAGCTGTATTTAGTCTAGTAGGATGATCCTGGCCATTTGATTGaaagaggccaaaaatgagtgTGGTCGTTTCTTCCTCAATTGAGTGCTTAGGATCGCCCAACTGGTTTTATTTTATAGTTGTGGCCCATTTATGGGGTTGCATGGTTGATGATTGACTCTGATCTTGTACACGCCTGACATGTATCCACACCAAAACTCACGTGAAAAAATGTGTACAATTAGCATTTTAGGTCAGAATTGGTGAGATTCAATGTTTACGATTGCTATTTCTACCCAGATTGATTCATGCTCTAAATTACTTGTGGGTTTGAAACACAGCCAAGCAGTTCATTTTACTGCAAATCTGATGAGTTTTGGTTTTAAATTTCAGGACACATGTGGAGAAACAGTGCACAAGGAAGTCAAAGATACACCACCGGGAACTACAGAAGAGCCCACCAAGACAGATAGCTTCTCTGGTGTGAAAGATGGCAAGGAAAATGAGCATCATGCTGTGATGGAGGACAACAAACCAGCAGTGGATCCTAAGGCTGAGGAAGAACATATGGAAACCGATGCCGAAGATGGTGAGGAGAAGGTCCCCAAGAAGGTGGACAAGATTCTCCCATGTCCCAGATGCAACAGTATGGACACGAAATTCTGTTACTACAATAATTACAATGTTAACCAACCTAGGCACTTCTGCAAGAATTGTCAGAGATATTGGACGGCTGGGGGGACGATGAGGAATGTCCCTGTGGGGGCTGGACGGCGGAAGAATAAGCATGCTGCCTCACATTATCGTCACATAGTGATGTCATCCGACGGTATACCCACGACTCCGGTAGATGCCGCCCCTGACTGTGGGATGCCCGCCCCTGCTGGACCTCTGAAGGGGAATGGAAAAGTCCTGAAATTTGGAAAGGATACACCCCTATGTGAATCCATGGCCACTGTGCTGAATCTTGGAAACCGGAAGGCAAAGGTTGAGGTGGGTCCTGTGGCTAGTGGTGAAAACGGAGACGAGTCTTCATGTGTGTCTTCTGTGACGGCTTCTGCTTGCTTGGAAAACCAGTTGCCAGAAAACGTGGTTCAGATGGAGCAAGGAGGTGTCCTAGGTTCTTGTAATGGGCTTCCTCCACTGCATCGCCTTCCGTGTTATCCTGGCCCTCCTTGGGCTTACCCTTGGAATCCGGCTTGGCACAATGCTGCTGCCATGTCAGTGGGCCGGTGCTCGTCCGAGCTGGTTTACGGTTTGGAGAGCAGTAATGCCAATCCTGTTCAATGGAGCTCACCACCAATGGTGGCAGCTCCTGCATTCTGTGCTACGAACATTCCTTACCCGTTCATGCCAGTACCCTATTGGGGCTGCATGCCTGGTTGGGCTGGTGGGGCATGGAATGTTCCATGGGTCGGGTCTAAGGAGAGCCAATCGCTGTCATCCTCCACCAGCAATAGTGGCTGTTCAGGAAATGGCTCGCCCACCTTGGGCAAACATTCTAGAGATGTGAATTTTCAGGGCGAGGAGAAAACAGAGAAGTGCCTTTGGGTTCCCAAGACACTGAGAATCGACGACCCAGATGAGGCGGCGAAGAGttctatatgggccactcttGGTATCAAGCATAACAAGAATGAGCCCATAACAAAAGGCGGCATCTTCAAAGCTTTCCAGCCCCAGATGGAAGGCAAGGGCCACACATCAGATGCCAAGCAGGTCCTGCAAGCAAATCCGGCTGCTTTATCCCGCTCTCAGACTTTTCAAGAGAGCACGTAAAGAAGTTCTTGCAACAATCCGTTTCAGCCCATTTTGGCTTCTCTTTCCTTTGTGTAAAGCATATGGGTGCAGTTTTAAGCTCCCACTTCTAACATGACATCATTTATTATGTGGATTAGAGGATATGGCTTCAGCAACAAACCAACCATAGAGAAGCTAAAAAATGCTTATCTGAGCGTTCTCCGAAGCTGCCTGTCAGGGAATTTGCATGGGCTGTGTGTCAGATCATTCGAAAGTGTATGCTGTAAATAGTAGAGAGAGTTGTTGTTTATAGCTGCTACATTGATATTCTGCCCAAGTTTTAGTTTCGAAAATTTCATTCTCGTTTTGAATCATGGATTGGAATTGGAGCAATGCTTCAGCTACTTAGGAGATCAAGGGTTGCAACTCCCTTAGTTGGTCCATCTGTACCAGTTCATGCCCAGCGGTGCGGCTTTGAAATTGGCGGTCAGAATTTCTTAATCCTAATTATGAGATATCTGTTTGAGATTTAGTAGGTTCTTCTCTTGTTTTGATGAAACATACAAAGCTTGTCTACATTTAGGCTGCATTTACAAATCCTACTCTTCATTCAGTCTTATATACCAAGTCTCCCTTCAAGTCTTAATATGTTGCTATCGCCTAGAGTTCCATGTCTTTTTACCATTAGATGGTGGTGATTCATTAGAGTATTGGGTGCGTGGTGAAATGGGGAGGAAAATTTCAGCCTCTTCTTCGTCTAAGGTAATCTTTGAATAAACAaggaataaatttttttaaagacgAGCATAAAAAACT is a genomic window of Magnolia sinica isolate HGM2019 chromosome 15, MsV1, whole genome shotgun sequence containing:
- the LOC131226770 gene encoding cyclic dof factor 2-like, whose product is MSESKDPAIKLFGKTIPLQDGQIPEEKSDLASTLVATDEKKDTCGETVHKEVKDTPPGTTEEPTKTDSFSGVKDGKENEHHAVMEDNKPAVDPKAEEEHMETDAEDGEEKVPKKVDKILPCPRCNSMDTKFCYYNNYNVNQPRHFCKNCQRYWTAGGTMRNVPVGAGRRKNKHAASHYRHIVMSSDGIPTTPVDAAPDCGMPAPAGPLKGNGKVLKFGKDTPLCESMATVLNLGNRKAKVEVGPVASGENGDESSCVSSVTASACLENQLPENVVQMEQGGVLGSCNGLPPLHRLPCYPGPPWAYPWNPAWHNAAAMSVGRCSSELVYGLESSNANPVQWSSPPMVAAPAFCATNIPYPFMPVPYWGCMPGWAGGAWNVPWVGSKESQSLSSSTSNSGCSGNGSPTLGKHSRDVNFQGEEKTEKCLWVPKTLRIDDPDEAAKSSIWATLGIKHNKNEPITKGGIFKAFQPQMEGKGHTSDAKQVLQANPAALSRSQTFQEST